One Kushneria konosiri genomic window, AAAGTCAGACATATTAAAAGCATTGGTTCTAATAACAGTGTCATAAGAATCAATTTCCTCATGAAGATTTTCCACAATGCCAGCAGGACCAACGATAGCGATTGTTTTGGATCTTATTTTCTTTTCAAAGCAACCTTCATGCGGCCTTTCAGGATAAAATATCTTTTTTTCGGAAAACCCTAGTCTATAAAGGTATTCTTCGACCTGTTGAAAAGGATGATTTTTTAAGCTGGAAGCGCTTTTTTGCGAGGTCAAAACATCAACATACTCTTTAGCAGATTCGAATCTTTCTGAAAACAAATATGCCATTAGAACTTGATAGCAAATATCAATATCTTTGATTTTTTCTTTTTGGCTTATCAGAACATCAGAAACCTCATCTTTAAGCCTATATGCTTCAAGCACAAACCCTTGTTTAAAAAGAGTTTCAAACAGGAATGAAAAAAAACTCATGTCTCTTCTTCTTATTTTTAGAGACAAACCATTAAAAATATCTTTCGTATATTGTTTTTTGAAAACGTTAAAAAAATAAAAAACCGCATACAATCTAGGATCTTCATAGCTCGAGGACTGAAAGTCCTTAACTAGTGCTTCAGCGTAGTCAAACTCATTTATTGAAATCAAAAGCCTAGCCAGCTTTATATATTCATCTATCGTGAAGCTTGCCGCCTTAGGAAGTGCAGCTTCTACAGCTTCCTTTACAGTAACCTTCTCTCCCATACTCTCATCAGCCAAAACTTTATTAAAGAATAAACTTTTATTATAAGGGTAGATCAACACTGAAAAATTATAAATTTTCTTCACTTTTGAAGCATCATGCTTATTAGAGTAAAACCTTAAAAGTTCAGATATCTCACGCGAATTCGCAGTGAGTCCTTTCCCAAAAAATTTTTTTGTTTTTATAAAATTTGACAAATCCATAATCGGGTACAATGAAGATGCGACAAGAAACACCACCTTCCTTATTGCGGATTTATTTTTTATAATAAATCTGATCATTTTAATCTGCGACGCCCCCGGAATCTTTTGTCAAACTGTTGGAAATCACAACTTCAAATCTTTGCAACGCACTAATATTAGTGCCGCCTAGAGAGTCTTCACACACAAGTTTTCTAACGTTAAACTTCTGATCATCCAAGTATATTGAGCTCAACAAGTTATTTACACTACTCACACCATCAAATAAATAGGCAGCTTTAACTGTGGCAAATAGGCTTTCGAACAAAGAGCTTTCCATCCCTTTAAAATTTGTCACGACAATTGGTTTTAGGGTGTAAAGATACTCATTAACTACGCTAGATATATCTGATATTAAAACATCGCTTTCGTTCATCAGCGAATACAGATCGGCATCAAATCCAGCATATTCAGCATTTTCTTTGGAAAGGCAATACGATTGCATTTCCTTTAAAAAGTGCTTATTGATATTTTTAGCGACCCCTGTATATGGATGTGGCTTAAATATAACTCTATAATCACCAGACTCAACTAAAGCCTGAAGCATCGAAAAACCAATTTCTGTAACTGATGAATAGTTGGCTTCTTCTACAAAACCTTCCCAAGTCGGCGCATAAAGAACCGTTTTTATATATTTAGCTTTTCCCTCAACCTGATTTAGCAATAACTCTGTTTGAGGCCGACCCACAAATTCAACATGGTCATCCCTTAACGGTAAATTGGCTGCTTCCAGCCTTCTTTTTGCCAAGGGCCCACCCACAAGCAATTTATCATAGGCCATCAGAAATTTGCTCTGATTGACCACCTTGTCGCTTTCCCCATGATTAATGAAGAAATGATTTAAATCGCTCAACCTTAAAAACTGAACATTTTTTTGAGTATTGGCAGGATATAACACTGTTTTAATACCGGCTGCCCTAAAGTGTTCCAGCTCTCGCATGCTTCGGGCATAGTAGACAGGTATTGAGGTTTCCCTCATGTCATAAAATGTTTTTTTCTCTCGAATAACGATAACAAACCTGAAGGGTAGCGCATGCAGCACTGGTAACCATTGATTTATCTGATATGCAACGTTTTGAAGGCCTGTGACGTAGACAGCCACCTCAGGTTTATAGTTATTTAACTTCTGAACATGGGTATCGGCCGCATTGTCCTTGCCAAGATAGACTTTATAAAGGCCGACAAGACGCGGGCCATACGCAAGCAAAATCAATGCCATATAAACCAGAGGTGCAACCCATCCCATCGAAAGCAATAGGGGAGTCAAACACAACATTTTCGCAAGGGATTTGTTATCAGGAATATTGTATGTCTTTTGCTTAAACGTAAAGCGGATGTCATTACTGAAAGCTCCCATTTCCTCCAGGGGCACCCGAATACGATACAATTTATTATGTATGGCAAGAAAGTACTGAAAAGCTATCGCCAAAAGAGTGATCAAAAACCCACCAATGGAAATGCTCATTCTGGGAAGAGAAACCACCAAAAGCCCTGCCAGCGTCAAAAGCATCAGGACTTTGTAACTTTTTAAAACTTTCCTTGAAAAATACCCAAGCTTCGTGAGCATGCTTACCGTCCAGAACATGGATTGTTTGATTTTTGGCCACCCACCCACTCATACCAAACAAGTTATGGCATCAGCTTTTCTCAATAGCATTAAATAACATATGGCTCGGCATCTTCGCCCACGTCTTTACTAATGTAAATGGATGAATATCTTTATCCTTTGTTTGATTCAGGCATTAAAAAAGCCACGCACAAGGCGTGGCTTTTTTAACAAAATTAGCGGCTCATGAATAGACAGGCAGCCTCTCACAGACCCTGGCGACCTGGTTTTTCACCGTCTCTTCTGCCTCAACGCTGTCACCCTTTTGCATGGCATCAAGGATATCGCAGATCCAGCCGGCCAGCTCGCGACATTCGTCTTCCTTGAAGCCACGTGTGGTCACGGCAGGCGTGCCGATACGCAGACCGGAGGTGACGAACGGGCTTTGCGGGTCGCCCGGGACGGCGTTCTTGTTGACCGTAATGTGGGCGCGACCCAGCGCTGCGTCCGCGTCCTTGCCGGTCAGGCCCTGCTTGACCAGCGAGAGCAGAAACAGGTGATCTTCCGTACCGCCGGAGACGACATCAAAGCCGCGTTCCATGAAAACACCGGCCATCACCTTGGCATTCTTGACGACCTGCTGCTGATAGGCCTTGAACTCGGGCTCCAGCGCTTCCTTGAAGCACACGGCCTTGGCGGCAATGGCATGCATCAGAGGGCCGCCCTGCCCGCCCGGGAACACGGCAGAGTTGAGCTTCTTGTAGAGGTCTTCATCACCGGCGGCGGAGAGGATCAGACCACTACGCGGGCCGCGCAGGGTCTTGTGCGTGGTGGTGGTTACCACGTGGGCGTGCTTGAGCGGGCTGGGGTAAACACCCGCGGCCACCAGACCGGCAATGTGGGCCATGTCGACAAAAAACCAGGCACCCACTTCATCAGCAATCTCGCGGAACCGCGCCCAGTCGATGATCTGTGAGTAGGCCGAGAAGCCGGCAATGATCATTTTTGGCTGGTGTTCACGAGCCAGACGTGCAACTTCGTCGTAATCGATCAGCCCCTGATCATTGAGCCCGTACTGCACGGCATTGTAGTGCTTGCCGGAAAAATTGGGTTTGGCACCGTGGGTCAGGTGACCACCGGCATCCAGGCTCATGCCCAGAATGGTGTCGCCCGGCTTGACCAGCGCCTGAAACACGGCACTGTTGGCCTGAGAACCGGCGTGCGGCTGCACGTTGGCGTAGTCGCAATCGAACAGCTCGCAGGCACGCGAAATGGCCAGGTCTTCAACCACGTCGACAAACTCGCAGCCACCATAATAACGCTTGCCGGGGTAGCCCTCGGCATACTTGTTGGTCAACTGCGAGCCCTGGGCGATCATGACGCGCGGGCTGGTGTAGTTTTCCGAGGCGATCAGCTCGATGTGGTCTTCCTGACGGCCGTCTTCCTGTTGCATGGCCTGCCAGAGCGCATCGTCATAGCCGGCAATGGTCATATCGCGTGTGAACATGAACTTCCTCGATACCAGAAGGATAGAAACGCACTGAACGGGCTGAACAGGTGCGTGAAGAAAAGGCGTTGATCGCCATCATACACAACGCTTTTGGGCCTTTCACTTGAAACGCGGCCCCGTCTATCCTGAGGACGACACCGGCTGTATCGAGTTTAAAGCGGTTAGTCAATTCAGGCGTTTTACCGTAGCATTCCGACAACATCGCTCATCCGTCTCTTTATGCCGAACGCCTATCCATGATTGTGTTTCCTTCTCCTGTCCCGGCATGGAATTACAATGCCACTACCCGCTGGTGCCATCGCATCGGCGTTGTCGCCCTGTTGCTTTACATGTTTACCTGGCTTGTAAGTCTGGAAGCCACTCGAGCCTTCGAATCACTTTTAGTGCCGTTGTATCTCGTGGCACTTCTATCACAGCCGGGAAGGGGTCGAGCCTTTGGTGATCCGCTCTGGATACTTTTGGCTATCTGGTTGGCGCTGCAGCTGGTAACCCTTCCCGCGGCAATTCAGATGTTTCCCGACTACGCACGTGATGAAGTTCGCTCCATGCGTCAGCTCTCCAAGGTTTTCATGATCCTGCCGATTGCCTGGTTCATGGCCGGCAACATTCGCATTGCCCTTTGGACGCTAACGGCCCTGATACTGGGCATGGTGCTCGGCGCCGTCTTCACCGGGCAGGATATGGAGACATTGGTCAGGTTTGTGCAGGAAGGCAAGCGACCGACTCTAGGCTTCAAGAACTGGCAGCATGCCGGTGTCTGCGCAGGCGGCATTCTGATTGCTCAGGCCTGCTTTGCCCGGCGCTTCCTCCAAGAAAGTGCTGACTATCAGGTGACATTGAAATGGCTGGCCAGACTGGGGTTTGTCGCGGTGGCGGGGCTTTCGCTGTTTGCCTGGGCCATCACCATGACCCGTGCCAGCTGGCTGGGTGTGATTGTCGTGGCGCTATTGGCACTTGCAGGCCTTTTGGTCATGATCATGCGTGGACACATCAAATCGCCGCGACTGCTCAAACAGATCCTGCTGTCAGGTCTCGTGTTTGCAGTCATTGCCGTGGCACTGGGCGCACTCTATGGCGATCAGATTGCGACAAGAGTGTTCAAGGAGCATGACGTCATCCTCGAAGTGCTACGGGGCGATCTACGCAACGTCCCCTTTTCGAGCATCGGCTTTCGCATTCATGCCTGGCACTATGGCCTGCAGCTGGTCGCCGAGCAGCCCTGGTTTGGATGGGGTCCCAAGAGTCACATTCCGCTTCTGCTTCAAAGCACCAACCCGGTAGGCGATACCACGCTAGGGGCGATTGCAGATACATATAACCTGCGCCATTTTCACAACAGTATGATGTCTCTTCTGATCGCCAACGGCGTGCTGGGTCTGGCCGTCTGGATCGCCCTGACCATTACAGTCGGGCTGTCGACCTGGAAAAGCTGGCGACGCGGTGATATGCCAAATGACATGGCCATCTTTGTCGCGCTGTTTTTTGTATTCTGGTTTATCGTGAACCTGTTTGAAAGCTACATGAATTATCGTACCGGGGTGTACTGGATCGGTGCTGTCGGGGGCATGGCCTATACCTTTGGCATGCGCCGACGCCTTGCTCGTTATATCCAGCCGCCGCCGGACAGGTTCTATCGTTAGTATCAACCATAAAAAACGGCAGCCTCAGGCTGCCGTTTTAAATACTCTATCGATACTTCATTTATATCGAAGCACTGCTATACCGAAGCACTGCCGGCCTCACCGGACACAGAAGACCTGACCCGATGCCTGGGCGGCTGTGTGAGATCGACATGCTCCGGAAAATCGATCTTGCGTCCCAGTTCAAAGTCGGCACTGACCGGATCAAGTACAAACTCTCCTGCCACAGGCGTAAAGGTGAGCTCTCCCACGTAACAGCGTTCACCCACTACAAAGAAATCCACACGACAGAAGCTAAAGGGTTCCGAGAGCGCCTTGGCCACCTGAATCATTTCATCAAGGCAACCTGGCGCCTTGAGATCATCCCCCTGAAGGGGTTTATAGCCACGACGGTTGAATGGCGCGATCTGCCAGTCTTCAGTGAAAAACTGGCAGCGAATATCCGTAAAACGCCCGGCAATCAGCTGAATATAGAGCTCCTGCTCATCGCCATTGTTCAGAACCAGCACCTTGTAATCCGCCGGTACTTCTCCATCGATTAACAATGCCTTTTCGATGACCAGCTGCGGCTTGATATTGCGATAATGCTTTTCACGATGCAGACCGGCATAGTCGTAGCTCAGCCATTGATTGGCTTCGCGCGCCAACTCTGCCATATCCGTTTGCTCAGGCTCCTTGATTACCTTGACCTGACCGGCGCTGTGATTAGCCTTGATGACAAACGGTTCTTTGATCTGTTTTAGCTGGCTTTGCGTAACCGTGTCGTAAACACCGATGAAGGGCACCAGATACTGCTGGCCGGCGCGTTCAATGACATAATCACGTACTGCCACCTTATCAGCCAGAACCGAGAAGGCAGGATCGGGATAGCGCATGCGATAAAATATTTTCTCGCTGACGCTTTTGGGATGTCTGAAATTGCAGAAACGCCTGTGTAGATACAGGTAAATCACATGAAAATAGATAGCGTCCGGCGCCTTCCTTAATAATTGGTAGATCAAGCTTCGCAGCTTTCTCATACGTTCATGCCCCTCGATGGTCTTAACGCTAATGACAAACCCTCCCAAAGAATAATGGTGGATCGTCACATCTATTTTACAGACTACAAGTATCTGTCGATATCCTGCGACTTGACAGATCCTCTTTATCCTGTTTCATGAAGAAAAGGTTTGGCGAGGGAAGGACGCAGAGCGGCAACAATCTACGCAGTCATTTCCATCCCTGCTATGCAGAAGCGCCTTTTTGCTATCGATAAAGGCATGCCATGTACCTGCCCCCATTGCTGATCAAATCCTGCAATTTTAGCTTCAGTACACAAAAACAAAATATCATCAATAGCTTAAGTCACTTCCAAAGCTTTACACCAGCATCAGAAACCTTAGAGAATACCACCTTGCAGACGCCTAAAGTTTGATATTTATCATCCATTATTGCCAGAAATCTTGGAAAATGAGAACTCTAAAGCCTTTTCAAGGCAATACTTTATCATTACCCCTCCCCCAATAACCGAAGACTTTCCATTGGGGCCTGGCGCCGCAGCGGCGTACTGAGCAGATATCCAATGCCACCGATCAAAAGTGCTCCGCCCAGCGGCATCAAAAGCCAAAGGCTCAGGTGCCATCGCACGTCGAGATCCAGCCAGACACCATAGAGCAGCGCACTGATGCCTTCTGCCAGCATGGCGCCAAGCAGACCACTGGCAAAGCCCAGCCAGCCAAACTCCGCCAGCTGGGTACGAACCAGTCTTTTATCCCTGGCGCCAAACACTCTGAGCAGTGCCCATTCATGCGCGCGAGCCGGCAGGGAGGCCGTTAACGCGGCATACAGCACGGCAATACCCGCCAGCAGAACAAACAGCAGCACCAGTTCCACCGCTCGAGAGACCTGACGCAGCAGATCACGCACCTGCTCGAGGATGGCATCGATATCCAGCAGGGACACCGACGGATATTGCTGTATCAACGGCCCCAGCGCCTGCTGTTCGCTGGCGGGCAGATGAAAGGCGGTGATGAAGCTGTGACTGAAGCGCTCAAGCGGTCCGGGCGGAAAAATCACGAAGAAGTTGGGCTGAAATGATTCCCAGTCTACCTGACGCAGGCTGGTAATTCGGGCCGTCACCTCACGCCCGCCGATGTCAAAGGTCAGGCGATCGCCGATGGAGAGCGAGAGATCCTTCGCCATGCTCTGTGCGACCGACACGCCGACCGGCGCCTCGCGCGTTCCCTTCTCCTGCTCGCTGTCGCCTGCAAACCAGTTGCCCTGTATCAGCGTATTGTTGCCCGGCATGGTGGCCGCCCAGGTCAGGTTGATTTCGCGGCGCAGATTGCCATCGTTGCGCGCCTCCTGGGGAACTTCATCGCGGGCAGTCACCCCGTTGATCTCGACCAGCCGACCGCGAACGATCGGATAGACCTCCGAACGACTCTCGGTAATATTGTCCAGCGCGCTGATAAAGCCCTCTTTCTGGCTGGGCTGAATGTTGATGGCAAACTGATTGGGTGCATCCGGCGGCAGTTTTGACTGCCAGTCATCGATCAGATCCGTGCGTACCAGTGCGATCAGCGCCATCAGGGCAAAGGTGACGGCAAAGGCCAGAATCTGACCGATACTGGATTGCCGCCGACGCGCCAGCTGTCGGCTCCCCATGCGCCAGTGCTGCGGCAGCAGCCCCGCACCTTTAAGCAACAGCGACAGCATCACCTGCGCCACGCCCCACAGCACGACCAGCGTGATTAGCCCGCCCACCAGCAATCCGCCTGAAAGGACCAGATCACCGCTGTAGAGCCACAAAAGCCCGCCGAACATGAGGCTGGCACAGCCAATAATGACCCAGCCTGCGGCCGGCAACGGCGCCAGTTCGCGACGCAGTACCTTGAGCGCACTGACCTGCCTGAGGCGCAAAAGCGTCGGGCCGGCAAAGCCGATCAAAATGGCCACGGCCGTCAGCATGCCCAGCAACAGCGGCAATGGGCCGGGCGGCGGCAGCTCCAGCGGTAGAAACTGCACCAGAAGCTTCAGTAATGCCCATTGGCCGATCAGCCCCAGTACCGCCCCTGCCGCTGCCGCGCTCAGGGCCAGCATCGCCAGTTGAGCGGCAAAGATTCGGGCAAGCTGTTGCTGACTGGCGCCAAAGCAGCGCATCAGGGCGGCAGTGTCCAGGTGACGCTCGACATACCGGCGTGTGGCCATGGCCACGGCGACGCCGGCCAGCAGCACGGCAGCCAGCCCCGAAAGGCTCAGATACTGTTGGGAACGCTCCAACGCTCGGCCAATGCGCGGGCTGTCCTTGCGTACATCGATGACGCGGATGCCGCGATCCTGCCAGGCCTCAAGCTGGTCATTGAGTGAACGCACCGCGTCCGGTGGCCCGGCGGCCAGCAGACGCCAGGTCAGCCGGGCCCCCGGGGCAATGAGCCCGGAACTTTCGAGATCGGCCAGATCGATCATGATCCGTGGATTGAAGCTGGCAAGGCCGACATCCTGATCCGGCTCCTCGAGGATCCAGCCGCTGACCCGAAACTGCTCGTCGCCCAGCGTGATGTCATCCCCCAGCGTCAGGCCCAGCGCCGTGCCCAGTCGCGGCTCAACCCAGACGGTATGTCGGTCTGGCAGCGTGGTGGTGGTCTCAGGGCCATCCCCAAAATCGACCTGGAAGCTGCCATACAGTGGATAGGCTGGCGCCACCCCCTTGAGGCTTGCCAGTTGAAAGCGATCACCAAACCCTGCCATCGAGACGGTATTGACCTGACGAGAGGTCGTCATCCCGGCATCTTCCAGGGTGTCGAGCACCTGTGTATCAAAGGGGTTGCCCTGCACCAGTACCAGATCGCCACCCAGCAGCTGCCCGGACTGACGCTCCAGTGCGCCACCGATACGATCCAGAAAAAAACCGATCATGGTGGTGGCGGCCACGGCCAGTACCAGCGCCAGAAAGAGCGCGCGCACGTCGGCCGCGCGCAGATCACGGCGCAAACCGGCCCAGCCCAAGCGCAGGGTGTGTCTTCCGCTACCAGAAGGGTGTCGTGCAAGGCCGCCGGCCTCAACAGTCGAGCGAGCCGTCATCAGCGATCAACTCCGTCAGATACATGACTCGGTGTTGCGGCGCTGTCGTAGGCGTGCAGCCGGCCCTCCTCCAGGGTCAGGGTACGATCACAGCGTGCCGCCAGCTGCGGGTCATGAGTGACCAGCACCAGGGTCGTGCCGGACTCGCGGTTGAGCGTGAAGAGCAGATCCGCCACCCGATCGCCCGTGGCACGATCGAGGTTGCCGGTCGGCTCGTCGGCAAACACCAGCGCCGGCTGGGTGACAAAGGCACGCGCAATCGCGACCCGCTGCTGTTCGCCGCCTGACAGCTGTTTGGGCAGATGCTGCACACGAGATTCAAGCCCCACCCGGGCCAGCCACTGCCGGGCCTGATCGGTATCGACGCGGCGCTCGCTCAGCTCCAGCGGCAGCAGGACATTTTCCTGTGCGGTGAGCGTTGGCAGCAGCTGAAAGTTTTGAAAAACGAAGCCGACCTGACCGGAGCGCAAACGCGCCCGACCATCTTCATCCAGTGCAGACAAGGACTCGCCAAACAGGGAAAGCTCGCCTTGTGTCAGCGTATCCAGACCGGCCAGCAGCGCCAGCAGGGTGGATTTCCCCGCGCCGGAGCTGCCCACGATCGCGACGCTTTCACCGGCGTGAATCTCCAGATCCAGCGCCT contains:
- a CDS encoding ABC transporter permease, translating into MTARSTVEAGGLARHPSGSGRHTLRLGWAGLRRDLRAADVRALFLALVLAVAATTMIGFFLDRIGGALERQSGQLLGGDLVLVQGNPFDTQVLDTLEDAGMTTSRQVNTVSMAGFGDRFQLASLKGVAPAYPLYGSFQVDFGDGPETTTTLPDRHTVWVEPRLGTALGLTLGDDITLGDEQFRVSGWILEEPDQDVGLASFNPRIMIDLADLESSGLIAPGARLTWRLLAAGPPDAVRSLNDQLEAWQDRGIRVIDVRKDSPRIGRALERSQQYLSLSGLAAVLLAGVAVAMATRRYVERHLDTAALMRCFGASQQQLARIFAAQLAMLALSAAAAGAVLGLIGQWALLKLLVQFLPLELPPPGPLPLLLGMLTAVAILIGFAGPTLLRLRQVSALKVLRRELAPLPAAGWVIIGCASLMFGGLLWLYSGDLVLSGGLLVGGLITLVVLWGVAQVMLSLLLKGAGLLPQHWRMGSRQLARRRQSSIGQILAFAVTFALMALIALVRTDLIDDWQSKLPPDAPNQFAINIQPSQKEGFISALDNITESRSEVYPIVRGRLVEINGVTARDEVPQEARNDGNLRREINLTWAATMPGNNTLIQGNWFAGDSEQEKGTREAPVGVSVAQSMAKDLSLSIGDRLTFDIGGREVTARITSLRQVDWESFQPNFFVIFPPGPLERFSHSFITAFHLPASEQQALGPLIQQYPSVSLLDIDAILEQVRDLLRQVSRAVELVLLFVLLAGIAVLYAALTASLPARAHEWALLRVFGARDKRLVRTQLAEFGWLGFASGLLGAMLAEGISALLYGVWLDLDVRWHLSLWLLMPLGGALLIGGIGYLLSTPLRRQAPMESLRLLGEG
- a CDS encoding ATP-grasp fold amidoligase family protein gives rise to the protein MTIHHYSLGGFVISVKTIEGHERMRKLRSLIYQLLRKAPDAIYFHVIYLYLHRRFCNFRHPKSVSEKIFYRMRYPDPAFSVLADKVAVRDYVIERAGQQYLVPFIGVYDTVTQSQLKQIKEPFVIKANHSAGQVKVIKEPEQTDMAELAREANQWLSYDYAGLHREKHYRNIKPQLVIEKALLIDGEVPADYKVLVLNNGDEQELYIQLIAGRFTDIRCQFFTEDWQIAPFNRRGYKPLQGDDLKAPGCLDEMIQVAKALSEPFSFCRVDFFVVGERCYVGELTFTPVAGEFVLDPVSADFELGRKIDFPEHVDLTQPPRHRVRSSVSGEAGSASV
- the glyA gene encoding serine hydroxymethyltransferase, which translates into the protein MFTRDMTIAGYDDALWQAMQQEDGRQEDHIELIASENYTSPRVMIAQGSQLTNKYAEGYPGKRYYGGCEFVDVVEDLAISRACELFDCDYANVQPHAGSQANSAVFQALVKPGDTILGMSLDAGGHLTHGAKPNFSGKHYNAVQYGLNDQGLIDYDEVARLAREHQPKMIIAGFSAYSQIIDWARFREIADEVGAWFFVDMAHIAGLVAAGVYPSPLKHAHVVTTTTHKTLRGPRSGLILSAAGDEDLYKKLNSAVFPGGQGGPLMHAIAAKAVCFKEALEPEFKAYQQQVVKNAKVMAGVFMERGFDVVSGGTEDHLFLLSLVKQGLTGKDADAALGRAHITVNKNAVPGDPQSPFVTSGLRIGTPAVTTRGFKEDECRELAGWICDILDAMQKGDSVEAEETVKNQVARVCERLPVYS
- a CDS encoding glycosyltransferase family 29 protein, translated to MFLVASSLYPIMDLSNFIKTKKFFGKGLTANSREISELLRFYSNKHDASKVKKIYNFSVLIYPYNKSLFFNKVLADESMGEKVTVKEAVEAALPKAASFTIDEYIKLARLLISINEFDYAEALVKDFQSSSYEDPRLYAVFYFFNVFKKQYTKDIFNGLSLKIRRRDMSFFSFLFETLFKQGFVLEAYRLKDEVSDVLISQKEKIKDIDICYQVLMAYLFSERFESAKEYVDVLTSQKSASSLKNHPFQQVEEYLYRLGFSEKKIFYPERPHEGCFEKKIRSKTIAIVGPAGIVENLHEEIDSYDTVIRTNAFNMSDFLDEKKSLGTKLDISYYTKHTFKHRFDEILSLRKKENFIPVYRNRQDYTSALNMGDGPGARWVRRSPWNFMPNFKNMHAVQRIVWDVLKFAPEKIKLFNVNFYVGDLYNESYKPRGISPDKNSLGIKHDPLQSFLFIKNLHNAGVVECDSRAENVLKMSREEYKDYIQNSFGNEWKAEKGNF
- a CDS encoding ABC transporter ATP-binding protein, with translation MARQLEKTVGSGASAITILKALDLEIHAGESVAIVGSSGAGKSTLLALLAGLDTLTQGELSLFGESLSALDEDGRARLRSGQVGFVFQNFQLLPTLTAQENVLLPLELSERRVDTDQARQWLARVGLESRVQHLPKQLSGGEQQRVAIARAFVTQPALVFADEPTGNLDRATGDRVADLLFTLNRESGTTLVLVTHDPQLAARCDRTLTLEEGRLHAYDSAATPSHVSDGVDR
- a CDS encoding O-antigen ligase family protein — encoded protein: MIVFPSPVPAWNYNATTRWCHRIGVVALLLYMFTWLVSLEATRAFESLLVPLYLVALLSQPGRGRAFGDPLWILLAIWLALQLVTLPAAIQMFPDYARDEVRSMRQLSKVFMILPIAWFMAGNIRIALWTLTALILGMVLGAVFTGQDMETLVRFVQEGKRPTLGFKNWQHAGVCAGGILIAQACFARRFLQESADYQVTLKWLARLGFVAVAGLSLFAWAITMTRASWLGVIVVALLALAGLLVMIMRGHIKSPRLLKQILLSGLVFAVIAVALGALYGDQIATRVFKEHDVILEVLRGDLRNVPFSSIGFRIHAWHYGLQLVAEQPWFGWGPKSHIPLLLQSTNPVGDTTLGAIADTYNLRHFHNSMMSLLIANGVLGLAVWIALTITVGLSTWKSWRRGDMPNDMAIFVALFFVFWFIVNLFESYMNYRTGVYWIGAVGGMAYTFGMRRRLARYIQPPPDRFYR
- a CDS encoding CDP-glycerol glycerophosphotransferase family protein — protein: MLTKLGYFSRKVLKSYKVLMLLTLAGLLVVSLPRMSISIGGFLITLLAIAFQYFLAIHNKLYRIRVPLEEMGAFSNDIRFTFKQKTYNIPDNKSLAKMLCLTPLLLSMGWVAPLVYMALILLAYGPRLVGLYKVYLGKDNAADTHVQKLNNYKPEVAVYVTGLQNVAYQINQWLPVLHALPFRFVIVIREKKTFYDMRETSIPVYYARSMRELEHFRAAGIKTVLYPANTQKNVQFLRLSDLNHFFINHGESDKVVNQSKFLMAYDKLLVGGPLAKRRLEAANLPLRDDHVEFVGRPQTELLLNQVEGKAKYIKTVLYAPTWEGFVEEANYSSVTEIGFSMLQALVESGDYRVIFKPHPYTGVAKNINKHFLKEMQSYCLSKENAEYAGFDADLYSLMNESDVLISDISSVVNEYLYTLKPIVVTNFKGMESSLFESLFATVKAAYLFDGVSSVNNLLSSIYLDDQKFNVRKLVCEDSLGGTNISALQRFEVVISNSLTKDSGGVAD